AATTGAGCGCTCATCGTCTGGGATTTGGTGGCTGATGGATCGTTTCATGACATTGGTACTGACGTTCTAGTCCACATGAAGAACGTTGGCGCACGTGAGAAAATTCCAGATGAACCGCCTACAGCCATGAAATATAAATTGCCAAAGCGCTGTTCTCCGTCTCAAGGGTCGGGCAGTGTAACGTGCTGCTGTCGTTTGATGGCAGCCGGTACTTGGGAAGGTGAATGTtttcttatcgataagccCCTCCCAAGCTCACCACGAAATTCGATGTCAATCGGCCCACCATCCTCCCCCAAACAATGCCTCAATTGACACAACAATAGCCATGGCGCTCCCTCTCTCTCGCTGTCGCACCTCTTTGCGCCTCAGCACATACACTCGATCTTTGATCCCCCTGCGCGCACGGCAATTTCTCCCCCGAAGCTTTAGCCAATCCTCCATCGCCTACTCAAAAACTCAGCCCACGAAAGACGACGTTCTCAACCTCTGGGATCATTGTACGACGACTTCAATGCCCGCTATGGTCGGTGCTAACGTGCGCCAGATAGCAATGCGGGTATACCGACAACTCCCGGTCTCAATGGACAGTACGCGGGGTTCATGAATAAGAGGAGGAACATGTCTTCGAAGCTCTCGTTCGCCGATCTCGTTCTACCGTCAGGCGAGGTTATTCAGCTATGCGCCGACTCAACGAAATATCCCGAAGCCTCTGCCCTCTTTCGAAGTATTCGCGCAACAAGTCCAGTCGTCGTTAGCACCGAGAGTGAAGCGAATACAAGCCCAGACGCCGAGAAGCAATCCTCCAAGCGAACCTTTTACGTTAAGGACATTCGACCATTGAACGATGTGCAGCAAAATCTCATCGTAACGCCCGACGTCATATTCCCCGATACCAAGCGCCATTACCAACTGCGCCATCACCCAGAGTTGCTAGCAAGACTTCAATTCCGATCGTGGCTCAAGGGACAATTGACAGCTGGCCTGCAAGACAAGGGCTTCACAGATATCGAGACGCCGACACTATTCAAGTCAACACCCGAAGGTGCACGAGAATTCCTCGTACCAACCCGCCGACCCGGTTACGCATATGCTCTCACACAAAGTCCTCAGCAGTACAAGCAGGTTCTTATGGCGAGTGGAGTTTCGCGATACATGCAGTGGGCGCGCTGTTATCGTGATGAGGACGCTCGTACGGATCGGCAGCCAGAGTTTACACAACTTGATATGGAGTGGGCGTTTGCGAATGCTGAGGTGGTGAGGAAGGATGTTACGGATATTGTGCTACGGTCGCTTGAGGCTTTGCGACCTGCGCATAGCTACAAGACCATCCGAGGAAGCCGTGTGCCTGTAGTTTCGGACATTCCTGAAGGTTCTCGTCCTGCTGATGAACCGGTTCAGCACAAGGTCACGACACTTACGTTCCAGGATTGCATTTCGATGTACGGAACTGACAAGCCAGACTTGCGCCTCCCAGGAAGAGTACGCTGCATCCTCCCTTCGTCGATCTCCTACTAACATTTCCAGATTTACGCGATACCAAACGAAATGTGCGAACAATTCGCCAGCATGATGACATACCTCCAAGATCCCCTGATCGAAGCCTTCCACATCCCCGTTAAAGATCTTGACGACGACATTCCAAGACCAAAACGCTTCACCGAACAGTTCATTGAATCACTACCGAAACATCTCCGCGAGAATAAAGACGGAATGCCAGTGATACTAGTCTGCGACTCCAGGCAACCCCGCGGCGGCTTCTCTTCACTCGGTGTAGAGTGCGATGAGATTGTCAATATCGCAACTGGTGGAAAGGGTGTCCTTGAGGGTGACATTCTCGTCTTCCAAGCGCGTGAGAAGCCAAAGGGTCAGTATTACCGTGCTTCTACAGCAATTGGTGAAATCCGCAATGAGTTGTACAGGAAGCTTCTTAGCAACGGTCTGGTAGAAGACCTGCCCGCACCTGGTACACCCGAGTCAATGCAATTCGTCTGGGTAACCGACTTTCCCATGTTCAAGCCCACCGGCGAGGACAACGatccaggccaagaaggctcCGCCGGCATCGCAGCAGCACACCACCCCTTCACAGCGCCCAAATCCAAGCACGATCTCGAACTTCTCTTCACAGACCCGTTGCAAGCCAAGAGCGCAGCATACGATCTCGTCCTCAACGGTGTAGAAGTCGGCGGCGGCAGTGAGCGTATCCACATACCTACCGTGCAGGAATTCATCATGCGGGATAtcctcaagatgaaggataGTAGGATTGAGGACTTTGCGCATTTGTTTGATGCACTGAGGGCAGGGTGTCCGCCGCATGCGGGATTTGCGCTGGGCTTTGATCGGTTGGTTGCGCTTTTGACGGATACGACTACTGTGAGGGATGTCATTGCGTTCCCGAAGACGATGAAGGGTGATGATCCGTTTGTCAAGGCGCCGACGAGGGTTACGGCGGAACAGCTTGCGCCGTATGGGTTGCAGTTGAGGGGTAAGCAGTGATGAACATGTAGATGATGCTGTATAAAAGTGATGATGGATAGAATCGCGACTCATTGCTTGTTTGGATACTGGGTATAGAATTGTATATTATTGTAGACGAGTATGTATCATAGAACAAATGCATCAGGTCACAGGCGGTTCACCGAGTTGGACAAGCCACTCAATATGAGAAATTCCATACAGTCATCACCATGTCAAAGCGATTGAAGGTTCGTAAGCGTTGAATTGTTTCTAAGTACGTCTTTGCCGCTCTCATGATTCAGCGTCAATCCATTCCCATTCCCTAACCGAGCCATTCCCGACCACGCATTCTAAATGTTGCCGTGCTCTATGCTCCAGTGTTCCGTAAACTCCGATGCAATTTGAAGTCCATGCCGCATAAGGTATCAAGGTGTCGCAAGTAAAACAAGTCGTTCAGGCTATGAAGCGTTTAGGCCATGAAGGCGAAGACAGCAGCACCAACAGCAGCCATCAAAGCAACAACACCAGCTTGGCCGCCGCCAACAGTAGCAGCAGCATTGTCGTTATTCGAGGCAGCAGAGGCACTAGCACTAGCCTCATCAATAGCGGTGCGAACCCGGGAGCTCACGCCGTCGAAAGCGGTGCTGGCGCGAGAAGCAATCTCGGAGCCCTTGTCGCGTGCCTCGGAGGCTTGACCTTCAACCCAGGTCTTGGCGTCGCCGCCCTTGTCGGAGGCCCATTGCTCGGCTTCGGAGTAGTGGCTCTTGACCCAGTCGTCGACGTCCTGGCCGGCGGCGGAGGCTTTGCCTTCAGCCCAAGACTTAACGTCGTCGGGGATGATGTCGCGGGGGAGGACGGCGGGTTGGGTGATTTCGGGCTGGGGAGCTGCGTTGCCGGCGACGAGGGTTGCGGCTGCGAGGAGGGCGACTTGTGTGAAGAGCATCTTGAGTGTTGTTGTTGTGTGTAGGTGTAAGTGGAGTTatgtgatgaagatgtttgTATTTGTGAGTTGGTTGAGTTAGAGAAAAGTAGTTGTTTAGGTGAGTGATGAATGATGGAGGAGAGAAACGGGAGCAGGACCTCTCCTTGATATAGCTCTCAGCTCCCCTGCCTCCCTCAGCTTGATTGCTTGATTTGTCTCCTGTCATTTCAGGCCCTGCATGAAGAATCATAGCGCACTGCGTCATGTCCCACCGCCTGAACCCCTGCGCTACCCAACCACAGCCCGCTATTCAGCTCATCCCTGTGCTGATCTTAGGCCCTTCCAAGGTCTGCGCCATCTTTACTTGTCATCACCAGCCGCAATTCCATCATTGACCTCTCAGGTGTAACCCTCGGATCCACTCCAACTGTTTCACTGACTCTCTGTGGCGATGCCATTCCGGCTAGAGGCACCTGTTTGCTGTGCTGTACCTGGGACTTAAACTTGTTTCAGTGTTGGTGTGCTGCTATTTTGGAATACATGTATAGCAAAGGTTAGCAGCCACGCGGCAAGTGTCGTGTGCTTGACCAAGCCTCAATTCGATCTGCTGTCGCTCCACGGTCGGTGATTTTATTGGCGTTTTGTGCTTATTCAGATCTTTAATCTTAAACGCGTTTTACCCCGGCATTCGCTAAGTTTCTTGTAAATAAACTCAAATTACCTGACCGGGGCCGAGGCCTCCCGCGGGACCCAGTCGGTAGTTGATCACTTCAAAACTTGGTTGTGCTTGCATTACTCGTGATGAATAAAAAGATGCAAATATGGCGAAACGGATCGCTTGTGGTCGGGAATTTCGGAGTGTTTGCGTCGCGTGTTTGCATGACACTGCCATGGTGTTACGTAGCTCAAAGATCTCATCGCTGTTGCTGCCGTAGAGTACCTAGGGGAGGGACATTGTCACAGACGATGAAATAATACCTGACTAGAAAACCTTCAATTGTCACTGATCTAATTCTCATTGAGGATGGTGCTATAAGAGATTGCGACGACTGAACCGGCCTCAGCCGCCAGTAAAGGTCAGATGAGTCTCAAATAACAGGGGGaatccatcaccatcatgcTATCCTGGCCCAGCCCAATACGCTCCAACAGCTCTATTACGTCGTTTTACGCGGAAAACGCTTCCGCGTAAATTTACGATTGTCACCAGGAATAAAAACCCCTCGGGTATCCTCCTCACTTCTTGGGTCATTCACCAACCTAAGCTTACAATCGCATGCTACCCTGTATCAGCACATCGCCATCTGGGCGAGGCTGGAACCGGGGATGTTTGGTCTTAACATGTCGGTTTCTGTTGTACGTCCTCGGAAATAATCGACCGCATACGCCACACGAGATTTCCCTGGCAAAGCACAGTTTTGGTAAGCCTGGCGATCACAACAGAGAAATAAGGATGAGAGTCAATTTACCGGCCTGGGATCAATTTGGGTCCCTTGCGTCGGCCTCTTCCACGCGGAGGCGGTCTTGTAATAGTAGACGTGGATTCAGAGACTGACTGGCAAAAGTCTGCAAGAGCTTCGTCTTCGGGAATCATCCTCTTGGAACTTGTTAGCTTAATTGCACCCTGGGAGTTGGAGTTGTTTGACCACTTGCCCGTCCGACGCAGAGCATGTACTTTCGCACCTCTTCTGGGGTCTGCAGGTACCCTAGCGCTACGAATCTCTCCACAATGGATACAATGCCCGCTGTAGACGCATTCCGGAATGCACCTTCGCTCTGCAAGTGTTGTAAACAGGAATTGACCAGATTTTTAGCTTCAGATCCTCCTTGGTTGAAGGCGATACAGGAGTACAAGTCTTTGGTTGTTACCCCACACCCAGAGAAAACGTGGAGCAGATCCCCACATTCTGTCAGGAAGCAGATAAGGTTAGACACGATCGCTGATCCTTGTAAGTCTTGGAGGCTGCTTGAAGTTCGTTGCGAGTTCTCGATGTCAATTGCGACCGACGAAGCGGGCATCGCATGAAGCTCCCGAGCCGCATTGGATAAATCATTGAAGAGCCACTCGTCTTGCAAAAATTCGAATCCAAGTGCTGAGCCTTGTGCGGATGAGTTTTGGTGGCCAGGAGCGCTCAGCCTGATGAGTGTCGGCATCTGGGACTTAAGGGTATCATCAGTCGAGATTGAGGATACTTGTGGCCAAACAACCACAGCCAGATCACTAAAAACTTGACGTTCTTGGGGATCGCGAATTGCATTTCGCCAGACTTCAATATCCCAGAAATTATGGTGGCGTCGCAGGCAACATGAAGCGATGTAGGACAAACTGTACAGCGAGAAGATAGCATTTAAGGATTCGGGTTTGGCGCCAACCAGGACATTGCGAAAAGTGAAGATAGCTACCTCGCAGAATTGCGTAGAGGAGTTGAACGAATTGAAGAGATTAGTAAGGCTCGGTGTAGCCTGAGTAGACGCAATTTGCTCAAGATGCTCCCAGTACCGTTTAATTTGTTTGCCAAAGATATGGATGAATGGGCTCGCTCTTTGAGATCCCAGATTGTAGACAGATAGGCCCGCCATTTGAGAACCTGTCTTATCCAGGTACATGAGGTATGCGAGCAAGCCATCGATCGCTGAGATGGCGTCCTTGAATGGGGTGTTTTCCATGAGAAAATGTGAGTCAAAATGATGTTTAATTTTATGAGTTAGGATAATGGAATGAAAAGTTTAGGTATACTTTTCATCTGTTATATATCTGGTGAAGTGAAGAGAGGATCCGCTGACTTGAAGGCCTTATAACGCACCGCACCGACTCCCAAACCTACACTACCTTAGCGGGTGATGACAGGGGAGGACGCTAGTGGGAGGAGGGGACCTGGGGCTGATTGAAAAGACAAAAATGTGAAGACAGGAGGTATCAGATACAGTAGCGGCAGGGGGTGGAAAAGCCGCAGGCTTTGTGAGGGTGGGCAAATTGCAGGCTGTGATTGGCTCCGCcaaaaaagataaaaagccATAACCAAAATTTTGTCACCTATCGAAGTCCCTATTTTTCGGACCACCTGGGCGGGAAGAGTTGCAGTAGCCTCCACTACCTACCAAATTAGGATTCGATGAGAACTTCGTCCAGTCATATCGTGGAGAACCCGGATACATGGATCGGCGACATGGCCCATGCCTACGCAGCTCTCCACCTTTTTAGCTCGCTAGTTTCTAGTCCCATGCCGCTCAGGCCGGCCccggtggtggtgctgatgctACTGCTGCCCTCACACCTCTGGACAGGGCCAAGGCAGCGTTAAAAAGACAAACTTGGGGTACAATTTCAAACACGGGGCAGGATCTTCATGCCACGAAAAAAATGTATATAATTTTAGTATGACGCGATCGTACGCCGCGGGGATTGGTTTCAAGAATGTTGCCCTGTTTTGCTCTCTCTGACCTACTAACTTAGATGGATGGGTGTGCGGAGCACCGCCGGTAGTCATATTCCCATCTAAAGAGCCCACGTTGTGAGCAGGCTGAGTAGTCACCCAATTCAAGTTTCCGATGCATAGATTTGTTCCTGGGGGTTGAGTCTGGTTCTACAGGGGTATTGTATACTACCTACTTTAAGACTCTAGGCTATTTAACCAGCGCCGATATGCCCGAAGTCACGTTTGGAACAAGCGAATCAATTGTTCTATAATGGATGGCCTGTCACCTCCACCTGACTATTGATGGAAAAAATTCTAACTTATAAGAGAATAAGAAAGATTGTATATATGAGATCGAAGTTCTTGAGCTCGAATGCATCCTTTTCTAGGTATGCTGTTCGATAATCTACCAGAAAAGACGCAGTAGTTGCTGCCAAGACCGCTTTCCTGTTTATTGCTTCTAGGATTAAAGTCATTGTTAAAAATCTGGTAATATTTTTCTATcataatataaatattacaTTTTCTTTCTATAGCCCGGATTTCTATTGCAAGCCCCAGACACCTTGTCCCATGTACAGTCATTGTcactcttcaacatcagctACCCGGTACTCACAGACACCGTCAGCTTACCACATGCACTGGAGTTTGCATGTTTTTTGGCCATGTGTCGTTTCATATTGGTCTTCCGCGTGAACTCGTCTCCGCAGTGGTGACATGGTATCTTTTTTCTGAAGTTGGTTGCCTGTCAGTTTGCATACAGTCATCATGTTCTTGACAGACTTACAACTTTCGCTCTAGGGGGCGCTCTACGCGCTGACGTCGTGCTACTTGGGATATCTTTGTCACATCCGTGGACGAATAAACATCTTTGCAGACTCTTGCAAAGGTTTGACCGCTGGGCATTATTTCCTGCATCATATTAGTCTTCTTCTGTGCTCTGAACAAGGTTCAATTGCATACTTTTGCTACGATTATGATGTAGTCTCGGATTTCCTCAATACTCTGGAAGTAATTCAGACCGACGAATCTATCCACGATGGCGAGAATTCCGTGAGCAGATAGTTCTTCAAAGGAGTCATGTCTTCGCAAAGCCCGGGCGAAGTTCTGGACCTCCTTGGACACATCAGAATGAGGACCTTTCACGGTCGCTCCATGTCCACTGAGAATGTCCATTAAATCCCCGCAATTGGCGAGAAAGCTTGTCAGGATGTTCATGACTGCCGATTGGCGAAGATCTCCAGATGACAGCTGGAGCTCTGGGGTATCGAATACAGTGGGGTGGGATCCTCCAGTAGTGCCTGTCATCTGGAAGTTAGGCTCTGGGAGAGAACCTGGTACGTCGAGGAGGCCGCCCCAGAACGTGTCGGGAAAATCGCCGAATAATGAGATGTCTTGCATGGTCGCACTCTGAGGTGATAGGTAATAGGGACCATTAAAATACTGAGAGGCTGAATGCAAGGGTTTTTCTGTTTGGGACGGGGATGTTGTTATAACCGCGCTGACCCCCCAAAGCCGTTGGATGAGATCGTTGAACaattgacgatgctgaggatCACCAATTGAGTCCCGCCAGATATTGATGTCGCGGAAAATGTTGTCAATATCTGGCTTGCCCGTTCTTCGGGAGCATATTGAAGCAACATAGGATAAGCTACAAATTGCAAATATGTTCTTTAGAGAATCAGGCTCTGGGCCCGTTAAGATGTTGCGAAAGGTGAAGATAGCCGCTTCGTACAGATGAACGGGAGTAGGGAATGCTTTAAGTAAGCTGTCGAGGCCGGGAAGATCTTCTGTCTGTGTAATGTTGGTCAGAGCATCCCAGTATTGTTCGACCTCAATCCGAAAGTCAAGAATGGCTTGCCAACGTGCCATGTCCCGTAATTCTGCGTTGGGGACATGAGTGGTACTGGATCTTGTCTCATCGAGATAAATCAGGCTTGCCAGCAAACCATCAATTGCCATGATGGATTGGGAAATAATGGGCTTGTTGTATCCATGGGCAGTTGAAAGGATCGCATATGGATTTGGAGGGATACGGAATGACAAGGAAATCCATCTTGTTATAAGAAAACAGCTTTTTAATCCTTTTTAAGAGAATACTGTATCCCTTCTGAAAGGGATCTACTACtccaagaaagaaaaaagagcGTGTATGACAGGGGTGATGGCAGGGGTGACGGCCTGGGGCCAGTCACAGTAATGGCAGTACTTGGTGGAAGGAAAGCAAAACGCCATGATAAAATAATTTCCAAATCCGTTGTTCAGAGTCTTCCGAGCTCTCTCTGTCACATGGAGGGCTTGCTTTCATCTCACATACAGGGAGGATACTGAACAGGGGTCATCCTTCGACACAACGAATCGCCTCTTATGTATAGCGTTGCTCCAGGACTCACAAGATGCTCCGACGCATGAGCAGATCCATCAGAAGGATTTAGGGTTTGGGGACATCCCCTTGGAACCCCGGGATCTTAAAGGATTGTATCACGATGGGCCGAGGATCTGTGCTCGTACCGATCGTAGTGACTATCGCAACGTATACAATGCCAAAGAAGCACCTGCATCCTTGGCTACACTGAGCCTCCGGAGACTGGAGAATTTGTAGGATCTCATGGGACGACAGTCGGCGCCCGCCATACCAAGACGGAGGATTGGAGTCGTGATTGGAGCATTAGTATCAGTAACGTACTTCAATGTTGTTTTGACTTGCTTAATATCTGGTTGAACAAGCTTCAAGACATCGCATCAGATTTGGTCATCCGAAAGGTCCATCACTCGGCCGAGACGCAACACCAATAACACCAAGCCTCACCAGCACCAAGATAAGAGCAGAGGTGCAGCGTAAGCCCGCACAACGCGATGGGATTATCTAAACTGGAACCAATCGAATGTGAGATATTAATACAGCTGCTTATACACATAAGTTATATAGGACTTGGGTTTGCAATTGGTTGCCAGCGATTACAGAATAGACTTAATTGGCACTCTCTCATCAGACAATCGCTGTCATACTCATTAAGTGTCTGTGTATAGTTTTCCTGTGCCGTTGCATATTGTTTCTCCTTGTGAACCTTTTTTGACATACAGAACAAGAAAACCTCCTTCTGGGATATTTGGCGTTAGTTCTCGTAATATGATCGGATTGTCATTTGACGTACGGCTCTGGCCCTGCAGTGAATGGCGTCGAGGGACCTCGGGGCCCTGAGTTTAAAGCCACTCCAAGGGTATTTACTACCAAGAGGCAAAATTTCACAAATTCTCTGTCAGGAATTACTTCCTAAGTCCAGGTGTCAGTTGCGCTGCACTCATCATCGATTTTGCGTTTCTGTACCTTGCCGACCAGGATCATATACTCTTGGACATCTTCGGGCGTCTGCAGGTAACCGAGCTGGATGAATGTATCGACAATAGAGAGAATGCCCAATGAGAATGGGTCTTGAAAAGATTCATCTTGTCGCATACGTTGTGTGCATGACTTGACATCATCACTCTGGGGCCTTGCCTGCTTCAGAGCAGACGAAGGTGAATACTGGTGCTTTGCTGTTACCCAAAGCCCGGAAAGGACCTGGAACAGGTCTCCGCACTGTTCGAGAAATAGCGTTAAGTTAGTGACAAGGGCCGATCCGTGTGGGCCTAACGGAGCTGAAGTCTGGGGCGTCGCAAGCGGGATCTCCCCACTAAAGGCGTAGCAGCCCTTTTGCGGTGCGTCATATGTATGTCTGGAAAATGGGAGACTGAGCATGTTGTGTGTCGCACCACTGTACTCTAAAGAATATTCCACGACGTCTTCATCTTGCATTGGTCGAAGTTCGAATGGTCCATTTCGGTGGATGAAGTGAAGAAGGTCGCTGTAATCTGCCGTCACAGGATCAAAGAAATTAGAAGTTGGGGATGGGTTCGCTAGTTCCGGGAATAACGCCCGAATTAGCTTGGAGAATGCTTGCCGATGATCATGCTTGCTGATGGTATTTCCCCATTGATCAATGCAAAGTTGAGTATCACTGATCGCCGAATTTTGTCTGCTTCGTAGTTGGCATGAAACCACGTGCGACAAACAGTAGAGGGCAAGAACGTCCCCTAAAGAGCTTGAGGGTTGGCCAATAAGAGTGTTTCGAAGCGACAAAACAGCCGCCTGGAAGAACAATACAGGGTTGATGAAAGAGTCAAGGGTATTGTCGATACCTCTAAGACCCAATTTGGGAACCAGCTCCAACATGCGATTTCGGACACTTTCGAGACTGAACCAAATAGCGTCAAGGTATTTCCACGTTCGTCCTGCGTGGGTGAAAGAATCAGTGGCTCGGTTTTGGGTAGTGGCTTGTTTCGCTGTCCTAAGGTAGATAAGCCCGGCGAGGAACCCGTCAGCTGCCGAAAGTGTCTGCAGAGAAACATCTGGGTTCTCCGACATCATAGCCATCAAATACTCAGATGGCAAAAAGAACGTATAAAGAGAAAAAATAAACAAATTATGCGTTAGGGTATGGGCAGTGCAAGATGTGAGTGCAGGATCAAATTGCTTAATGCTGGgtaatatctttttttatgAAGAGGGTTAGGAACGGTGGAATAGTGATTTTTGGCGATAACCCTCTGATGTGGGCTTCTTATAATAAACGGTGAGAACTTTCTGAAGATATAAAGGTAGCTATGCAAGAAGGGCATTAAGTGAGGCGGCCAGTCCAGACTGCTGGGACGGACTCTACCCGtcacgatgatgatggaataTGTGGGGCGGGAGTGACGGAACGACACTTCATTAGTTAGTTGACTTACGTTGGTGTTAGGTGCATATCATAAGCAGCTCAACTATGGATAACTCGGGGTGCAATGAATCGGGAGTGAAATGGACCGGGCGTGAGGCATGTCCTGGTCGCCTGGTTCTTGGCAGGCCGCCCACGATGCCCAACGAACTGAGGTGCAAGCTGGCCGGCACCGGCTTGCTCCAGCTTGCTCAGGGACCCCACTCACCTTACTTCCTTAAGCACCCGTAACAAGATGTACGGTCAGACGATAACGCGATAACGCGATGGCGGGACTTGGATCTTCTATGGACCTGTCGCTTTCCTTTTAAACTAATATAGCATCCCAGGATCTTGATATTCTTACTGGGACCGGGAGCGTACTCGCAACCCTGCAAGCCCAAGGTTATGGCATTGTTAGTTCATGGCAGCCATCTTTCCTGAGAAAATAAAACTTAACAGAATAAAAACCATCGATTGAgcattt
This genomic stretch from Fusarium oxysporum f. sp. lycopersici 4287 chromosome 2, whole genome shotgun sequence harbors:
- a CDS encoding aspartyl-tRNA synthetase, whose product is MALPLSRCRTSLRLSTYTRSLIPLRARQFLPRSFSQSSIAYSKTQPTKDDVLNLWDHYSNAGIPTTPGLNGQYAGFMNKRRNMSSKLSFADLVLPSGEVIQLCADSTKYPEASALFRSIRATSPVVVSTESEANTSPDAEKQSSKRTFYVKDIRPLNDVQQNLIVTPDVIFPDTKRHYQLRHHPELLARLQFRSWLKGQLTAGLQDKGFTDIETPTLFKSTPEGAREFLVPTRRPGYAYALTQSPQQYKQVLMASGVSRYMQWARCYRDEDARTDRQPEFTQLDMEWAFANAEVVRKDVTDIVLRSLEALRPAHSYKTIRGSRVPVVSDIPEGSRPADEPVQHKVTTLTFQDCISMYGTDKPDLRLPGRIYAIPNEMCEQFASMMTYLQDPLIEAFHIPVKDLDDDIPRPKRFTEQFIESLPKHLRENKDGMPVILVCDSRQPRGGFSSLGVECDEIVNIATGGKGVLEGDILVFQAREKPKGQYYRASTAIGEIRNELYRKLLSNGLVEDLPAPGTPESMQFVWVTDFPMFKPTGEDNDPGQEGSAGIAAAHHPFTAPKSKHDLELLFTDPLQAKSAAYDLVLNGVEVGGGSERIHIPTVQEFIMRDILKMKDSRIEDFAHLFDALRAGCPPHAGFALGFDRLVALLTDTTTVRDVIAFPKTMKGDDPFVKAPTRVTAEQLAPYGLQLRGKQ
- a CDS encoding aspartyl-tRNA synthetase, which translates into the protein MNKRRNMSSKLSFADLVLPSGEVIQLCADSTKYPEASALFRSIRATSPVVVSTESEANTSPDAEKQSSKRTFYVKDIRPLNDVQQNLIVTPDVIFPDTKRHYQLRHHPELLARLQFRSWLKGQLTAGLQDKGFTDIETPTLFKSTPEGAREFLVPTRRPGYAYALTQSPQQYKQVLMASGVSRYMQWARCYRDEDARTDRQPEFTQLDMEWAFANAEVVRKDVTDIVLRSLEALRPAHSYKTIRGSRVPVVSDIPEGSRPADEPVQHKVTTLTFQDCISMYGTDKPDLRLPGRIYAIPNEMCEQFASMMTYLQDPLIEAFHIPVKDLDDDIPRPKRFTEQFIESLPKHLRENKDGMPVILVCDSRQPRGGFSSLGVECDEIVNIATGGKGVLEGDILVFQAREKPKGQYYRASTAIGEIRNELYRKLLSNGLVEDLPAPGTPESMQFVWVTDFPMFKPTGEDNDPGQEGSAGIAAAHHPFTAPKSKHDLELLFTDPLQAKSAAYDLVLNGVEVGGGSERIHIPTVQEFIMRDILKMKDSRIEDFAHLFDALRAGCPPHAGFALGFDRLVALLTDTTTVRDVIAFPKTMKGDDPFVKAPTRVTAEQLAPYGLQLRGKQ